One segment of Phragmites australis chromosome 13, lpPhrAust1.1, whole genome shotgun sequence DNA contains the following:
- the LOC133888748 gene encoding uncharacterized protein LOC133888748 yields the protein MFLHSLLMQKMAKNTQKPREDGGARSGLSSKKSPWYQRAVEVLLLIWKQPAAAPTTATTKAAKASGVTASGKATAPPGKLRKSSSLNVAASFTRVCLCAPISSYNSESLYCFQADAAPRRSYSYPRASSASASGCGAVARPLVVPPPSVAEQTSRGRPPAGRADEGARRVFRGKSLTDDILMRRFVVDEGATRRRNEMEVISRRHAAAAKRRRLGPSPLRRMSLAESESEAEEEAEAEASRMETDKPVVAAA from the exons ATGTTTCTCCACTCCCTGTTGATGCAAAAAATGGCAAAGAACACGCAGAAACCAAG AGAAGATGGCGGCGCGAGATCAGGCCTGTCGTCCAAGAAGTCCCCGTGGTACCAGCGCGCGGTGGAGGTGCTTCTCCTCATCTGGAAACAGCCGGCTGCGGcgccgacgacggcgacgacgaaggCCGCAAAGGCATCCGGTGTGACGGCTTCGGGTAAGGCGACGGCGCCGCCTGGTAAGCTGCGCAAGTCGTCGTCGCTGAACGTGGCAGCGTCGTTCACCAGGGTGTGCCTGTGCGCGCCCATCTCCTCCTACAACAGCGAGTCCCTCTACTGCTTCCAGGCCGACGCGGCGCCGCGCCGGAGCTACAGCTACCCGCGCGCGTCGTCGGCGTCCGCGTCGGGGTGCGGCGCCGTCGCCAGACCGCTGGTGGTCCCGCCGCCGTCGGTGGCCGAGCAGACCAGCAGGGGGAGGCCGCCCGCGGGCAGGGCCGACGAGGGCGCGCGCCGGGTGTTCCGGGGCAAGTCGCTGACGGACGACATCCTGATGCGGCGGTTCGTGGTGGACGAGGGGGCGACGCGGCGGCGCAACGAGATGGAGGTGATCAGCCGGCGCCACGCGGCGGCCGCCAAGCGCCGGCGCCTGGGCCCCAGCCCGCTCCGCCGGATGTCGCTGGCGGAGTCGGAGTCAGAGGCCGAGGAGGAAGCGGAGGCGGAAGCTTCACGAATGGAAACGGACAAGCCCGTGGTAGCAGCGGCGTAG